In Nostoc sphaeroides, the genomic window AATGAGGGTGAAAGATTAATTCCTTTTGTCACTCACAACGATGATGAGGTGATTCGACATTTTAGCTCCTATAATTTCTTTACTAAAATTATTAAGATGGATCTTGATAAAAGTGATGTCAATGAAATTAATGTTTTGGATGTCGGCTTTGGTTGTGGATATGGTTGTTTCATCTTTTCTAAAATACCAGGTGTAAAGCAGGTAACTGGAATAGATGTATCTTATGCTTGCAAATCATTTGCTCAGGAAAACTATGGAGCCAGAAATATTGATTTTGTGGTGGCAGATGCAGCAGAATACTTAGCGCAAAATCAACCATTTAGTTACATAACATCAAGAGGTGTGCTTGAACACATACCAAACGGACTTAATTTGACAAAAAACTCAAATTATGATCAACGTTTAATTATTGATGTACCGTACAATGAGAAATCTGGAAATCAGCATCATGTTATCGTTGGCATTAAAGAAGATGCGTTTCAGGGTTATGAAAACTACGAATTATTTTACGAGGGACTTGACGGTACTATATACGACACTGCAACCAAACCCTCTGATGCAAATATGATCCTTTGTGTGGCCAGTCGCAAAGGCTTGGCGCGTGTCAGTGAAATGTTTGATTTTCCGATCCAGCCGGTAAGTATAGAATATGTAAAAAGCGAGATGTTAGCTCGTTCTGAGGATTCTGTTATTCAGTCGGAGAATCGTTACTTTAATTACAAAAATCCTACAGACTTACTATTAGCGGTAGAGAACGCCATTCAACACGTAGATGTTGTGTTGGATATTGGGCCAGGGATTGTCCCAATGAATTATTTCCGACCAAAATTTCATATTTTATTAGAGCCTTTTGATGAGTATGTTCAGATTTTAACCAATAGATTTGCAAATGATGGAAGCGTGTTTGTAATATCTGGGACATCTCAAAATTTAATGAGCAGTTTTGCTGCCAATTCTGTTGATACAGTTTTTTTACTGGATGTTATTGAGCATCTTACAAAAGATGATGGCGTAAGTGTACTAGTACACGCAGAACGGGTTGCCAGAAAGCAGATCATTGTGTTCACTCCTTTGGGTTTTATGCCTCAGACAGTTCATGAAGGAGAGAAAGATGGATGGGGTTTAGGAGGTGCGTCAGTGCAAGAACATCTTTCTGGTTGGGTACCGGAGGATTTTGGAGCAGGGTGGGATTTTCATATTTGTGAAACATTCCATAAGGTAGATTTCAGAAATCAATTACTTAGTAAAGAATACGGTGCGTTTTTTGCAATTAAGAATTTTTTTGGTAAGCCCACCCCAATTCCGCAATCAATTTCGGATATTCGCAAACTTTTGCCATCTGAGGTTGAGTTGGAAAAAGTCAGAGTAGAGTTGATGGAGACTAAAGCTATTTTAGTCAATACACAAAATCAATTAGTCGATACACAAAATCAATTAGTCAATACACAAAATCAATTAGTCGATACACAAAATCAATTGCAGAAAATTTCTGAACACCTGGTAGTTAGAGTTTTGAGAAAAGGAAGAACAAGTATGATAAATTTTGGAAAGTTTTTTATTAGGTAGACGTTTGCATACATCATAATAAGTTACTGGAAATCATATTGATAGATGGCAAAATATGAAAGTTTTGGTCATTGGCGTTACTGGAATGTTAGGCAATGCCGTATTCCGAACGTTCTTAAACAGCGGTACTGGTTATGATGTAGTTGGTACTGCGCGTAGCGAGAGTGCTTACCGCTTCTTTGATGCAACAACCACCGAAAACATTATTACTGGGGTTGACGTGGAGAATCACGATTTGTTGGTCAAAGTATTTGCAAAGGTGCGCCCCCAGATAGTAATAAATTGCGTTGGTTTGGTGAAACAACTTGCTGAAGCTAACGATCCACTTTTGGCAGTACCCCTCAATACCTTACTACCCCATCGGCTTGCGGCTCTCTGCTCCGTTGTCGGCGCTCGCTTAATTCATATTAGTACCGATTGCGTTTTCTCTGGTGAGAAGGGTAATTATCTTGAGACTGACTTTCCCGATGGCAAGGATCTCTATGGTCGTTCTAAGTTGTTAGGAGAGGTAAATTATACCCACACGATCACACTCCGTACTTCAATAATTGGACATGAACTGTCTGGGAGTCGAAGTCTTATTGGCTGGTTTATATCACAGAAAAATCAGGTGAAGGGTTTTACTCGTGCTATATTTTCAGGACTGCCAACAGTTGAGTTAGCACGAGTGATCCATGATTTTGTTTTGCCACGCCCGAATTTGCACGGTTTATATCATGTAGCGGCAAAGCCAATCGACAAGTACCAATTACTGAAGTTCGTAGCCGAAGTGTACGACAAAAAAATAGAAATTGTGCCTGATGATAGCTTTGTAATTGACCGTTCTCTGAATGCTCAGAAGTTTTATGAGGCTACGGGTTATGTGGCCCCACAATGGGAAGATTTGATCACACGAATGTATGAGTTCAAATAATTTATTCAGGTAGGAAATATGTTTAAAGATAAAGTGCTGATGATTACCGGCGGTACAGGCTCATTTGGTAATGCAGTGCTGAAGCAGTTTCTAGAAACTGATGTGCAGGAAATTCGGATATTCAGCCGAGATGAGAAGAAGCAGGAGGATATGCGGATTTTTTTTGGCAATCCCAAGCTGAAATTTTATATTGGTGATGTGCGAAACTACGACAGTATTCAAGATGCCATGAAGGGCGTGAACTATGTTTTTCATGCAGCAGCCTTGAAACAGGTGCCTTCTTGCGAATTTTACCCAATGGAAGCTATACGTACTAATGTACTAGGCGCTGAGAATGTCATGAATGCCGCCATTGCCAATGGTATAGAACGTGTGGTGCTGTTGAGTACAGATAAAGCCGTATATCCCATCAACGCAATGGGTCTGTCCAAAGCAATAATGGAAAAGCTTATGGTCGCCAAGGCGCGGGTTCTTGCACCAAGGGAAACCGTCCTCTGTGCTACACGCTACGGTAATGTGATGGCTTCTCGCGGTTCAGTAATTCCTCTGTTTGTCAGCCAATTGAAGGAAGGGAAAGCAATCACCATAACTGACCCATCAATGACACGCTTCTTGATGTCTTTGCAGGATTCTGTTGATCTGGTACTTTATGCCTTTAAACATGGAAAACAGGGCGATATTTTTGTACATAAAGCTCCCGCATCAACTGTGGAAGTGCTGGCTTTGGCTTTAAAGGAGATATTCCAGGTAAATAGCTCGATTCGCGTTATTGGTACTCGTCATGGCGAAAAATTGTATGAGTCCTTGGTGTCTCGTGAAGAAATGGCGAAAGCCGAGGATATAGGACAATATTTCCGCATTCCTGCTGACAACCGCGATCTAAATTACAATATGTACTTTACAGAAGGTGAGCCAGAAATTGCCAAGCTGTCTGACTACACCTCCCACAACACCGAGCGCCTTGAGGTTGAAGGAGTCAAACAACTGCTTTTGAAACTTGACTTCATCCAGGAGCAGATCAATGCTTAAGGTGATGACCATCGTCGGTACACGACCAGAACTCATCAAGATGAGCCGAGTGATTGCCGAATTAGATAAATACACTCAGCACATTTTGGTGCATACTGGACAGAATTATGATTATGAACTAAATCAGGTTTTTTTTGATGACTTAGAAATTCGTAAGCCTGACTATTTTCTCGAAGTTGCCGGCGCTAATGCGGCGCAGACCATTGCACAGGTAATTGCTAAAGCTGATGAAATTTTAGAGAAGGAATCTCCTGATGCCGTCATGCTTTACGGAGATACAAATTCCTGTTTGGCCGTTTTGTCTGCCAAGCGCCGAAAAATCCCTGTTTTTCATATGGAAGCAGGGAATCGTTGTTTTGATCAAAGAGTGCCGGAAGAGTTAAATAGAAAAGTATTAGACCATCTCTCCGACGTGAACATGGTTCTCACAGAACACGCGCGACGTTATCTTCTAGCCGAAGGAATTCGTCCCGATACGGTCTTTAAAACCGGATCTCATATGCCGGAGGTGCTTGATTATTATTTGCCCAAGATTCATCAATCTGATGTCTTGATGCGGTTGGGATTGGAACCTCGAAAGTATTTTTTGATCAGCGCTCACCGTGAAGAAAATGTCGATTCTCCTAAAGTTTTGGCTGATCTTCTAGATACGTTAAATGCCTTGGTTACAGAATATGAATTTCCAGTGATTGTTTCAACCCATCCTCGTACCCGTAAGCGTTTAGAGGATCTTGACTATACAGCTTTTAGCGATCGGATTCTTTTCAGTAATCCGTTTGGTTTTCTGGACTATATACAGTTGCAAATGCAGGCATTTTGTGTTTTGTCCGACAGTGGCACGATTACTGAAGAAACCTCATTGCTCAATTTGCCGGCAATCACGATTCGGAACACACACGAGCGTCCTGAAGGAATGGATGCTGGTGTGCTTGTGATGAGTGGACTTAAACGTAATAGCGTCTTAGACGCTGTGAGGGTAGTGACTACACAATTTTCCGAATCTGCAAAGCCAATTTTATCCGTAGCTGATTATAACAATTTCCATGTATCGAAGCAGATTGTACGAATTGTTTTGAGTTACGTTGACTACATCAATCGTGTTGTTTGGTCTAAACCTGATGATTAACAATTCAAAATTCAAAATTCAAAATTCAAAATTAAAGACATTTCAGACGGGGATTTAAACCCCGACTGAAATGGGTGCTACATATAGATGTAGGGGTCTTAAATCCTTTAATTCACGATAAAGATTGGTTACATGATGATCTTGCCAGGTAATTGAATCAAGTAACTGACCTATAGACTGAGTGTTGTGTGAGGTGGCGACGAACTATACATGATTAATAAAAAAATTAACAATTCATATTTAAACAAAGACTACTGGTTGCGTCTTCACGCCGATTTTGGGGGCAGGTTACAGTCTGTAGGTTGGCCTAGTTTGAGTGAGGAGTTTAATAAGATCAAGTATGAGAGTGAGTTAAAATCTTTTGTAAAAATTCTTATTGAGCTAAATCTTCAACATGAGAATGAACTAAAAATTCTTGAGGTTGGAGTTGGTACTGGGTTTTGGATCACTGCTGTGCGAGATTTTTTTTCGGAGTGCGGATTAAATCTTCAATTTACGGCTGCGGATATTTCTGTTGAGACCCTTGATTTTGTTGTCAATCGTTATCCAAATGTATTTGCCGAACAGCTTGATCTTGCCTCTGTTTCTGTGGGCAAGTTTGCACAGCAGTTTGACATAGTGTTGTCTTTAATGGTGCTTTTGCATCTGACAAATGCTGAGGCATTCAATAACGGGTTAAGGTTTTCTGCAACTAGTGTACGTGAGGGAGGTGTGTTAGTTCTCTATGAACCTGCAATAGTTTATTCTTATTCACCTTGGAGCGATCGCCCCATATCCTCTGAGGATAATTCCTTAAGTAGATATATCACAGAATTTGATAAAATCCTGATCAAGGAAGGGTTTGAGCGATTGGCTGTTTTTCCTGGTGCCAGCTGGTTGACTAACTCTCCTATTGAAGCATCTACATACATCGGCTTTAAGACTAGAGAGTTTTTTTGGAAGATATTGGCTAAAACGGTATATTGCTCAGATTTATTGTCCCGGTTATCTCGACCGATAATTCTCAAGCTCGACGCATTAATTAAGCAAAGGGGAAATGGGTGTAGTGGCAAGTTCTTAATTTACAGGAAATATTGTTGATGATTGCACAGATAATAGAGAGTTCCTGAACCGGAAATCTTACATTGAAGTACATTTTACCGAAAATGTGCCGATAGTCTCGATAAATGCCCTTTATATATCCTGTTAAACATTGGTGCTTCCACTGAACAAGCTTGTTTTTTATTCGTAATTAAGGCAAATATTTGTAGTGGATTTATATTTTTTAGCAGACAAATGAATCTCTTCATCATCCCTTCCTGGTATCCAAATACTACGCAACCTATTGCAGGTATTTTTACTAAAGAACAAGCAGTAGCAATTGCCTCTCTTGCATCTAACATTAGGGTAATTGTGAGTACATGGGGACATGATGACGGAAATCTTCCATTGCGGCGTCCAGATCGTTGGATAAGGGCTTTGAGTTGGAGACTTGCCCAAAAAAATGATCAAATTCGTGAATCTGATGGAGTTGTCGAGGTTTTTAATCCCACACTGACTTGGAATCGCTTCTTTTTCAGCAGCATCAATCGTTTAGTAGATGTAAACCGCAGAAATTTTCAGCTTGCAACTGAGCATTACGGAAAAATCGATTTGATTCACGCTCATGTGAGCTATCCCGCCGGTTATATTGCATCAATTCTGAAAAAAGAATTTGGGGTTCCGTATGTTCTAACTGAACATATGGGGCCCTTTCCATTCCCTTCGCTTCTCAAGTCAGGGATGCCTATTCCTGAAATTATTGCTGCATTTTCAAATGCCTCTGCATCAATTGCAGTCAGCCCTTCCCTAGCTGATTGCATAGAGGGGTTTGGTTTGCCTCGGCCCATGATAGTACCGAATATGATTGATGAACGTCGGTTTAACCTTGCTAGTCTGTCGTCTGACCGCTTTATTTTCTTCACACTATGTACGCTTACCAACCAAAAGGGTATCGATCATCTTTTATATGCGTTAGCTCACTGGAATCCGCCTTCAAATAAGGTAGAGATTAGGATCGGTGGCGATGGTCCTATGCGCTCTATCTATATGGCATTAGCCGATCGCCTTGGAGTCTCGGATCATGTTCATTGGCTTGGTCTGGTTAGTCGTAATATGGCTCCTCGATTATTTCAGGAATGTCATACTTATGTTATGCCTTCGCTGCATGAGACATTTGGCATTGTTTATGCCGAAGCGATCGCAAGCGGTAAACCTGTTATTGCTACGCGTTGTGGGGGGGCTGAATTCATTGTTAATAAGAATAATGGCAGGCTC contains:
- a CDS encoding class I SAM-dependent methyltransferase, translating into MNTDILDVIYNEGERLIPFVTHNDDEVIRHFSSYNFFTKIIKMDLDKSDVNEINVLDVGFGCGYGCFIFSKIPGVKQVTGIDVSYACKSFAQENYGARNIDFVVADAAEYLAQNQPFSYITSRGVLEHIPNGLNLTKNSNYDQRLIIDVPYNEKSGNQHHVIVGIKEDAFQGYENYELFYEGLDGTIYDTATKPSDANMILCVASRKGLARVSEMFDFPIQPVSIEYVKSEMLARSEDSVIQSENRYFNYKNPTDLLLAVENAIQHVDVVLDIGPGIVPMNYFRPKFHILLEPFDEYVQILTNRFANDGSVFVISGTSQNLMSSFAANSVDTVFLLDVIEHLTKDDGVSVLVHAERVARKQIIVFTPLGFMPQTVHEGEKDGWGLGGASVQEHLSGWVPEDFGAGWDFHICETFHKVDFRNQLLSKEYGAFFAIKNFFGKPTPIPQSISDIRKLLPSEVELEKVRVELMETKAILVNTQNQLVDTQNQLVNTQNQLVDTQNQLQKISEHLVVRVLRKGRTSMINFGKFFIR
- a CDS encoding dTDP-4-dehydrorhamnose reductase family protein, giving the protein MKVLVIGVTGMLGNAVFRTFLNSGTGYDVVGTARSESAYRFFDATTTENIITGVDVENHDLLVKVFAKVRPQIVINCVGLVKQLAEANDPLLAVPLNTLLPHRLAALCSVVGARLIHISTDCVFSGEKGNYLETDFPDGKDLYGRSKLLGEVNYTHTITLRTSIIGHELSGSRSLIGWFISQKNQVKGFTRAIFSGLPTVELARVIHDFVLPRPNLHGLYHVAAKPIDKYQLLKFVAEVYDKKIEIVPDDSFVIDRSLNAQKFYEATGYVAPQWEDLITRMYEFK
- a CDS encoding polysaccharide biosynthesis protein — encoded protein: MFKDKVLMITGGTGSFGNAVLKQFLETDVQEIRIFSRDEKKQEDMRIFFGNPKLKFYIGDVRNYDSIQDAMKGVNYVFHAAALKQVPSCEFYPMEAIRTNVLGAENVMNAAIANGIERVVLLSTDKAVYPINAMGLSKAIMEKLMVAKARVLAPRETVLCATRYGNVMASRGSVIPLFVSQLKEGKAITITDPSMTRFLMSLQDSVDLVLYAFKHGKQGDIFVHKAPASTVEVLALALKEIFQVNSSIRVIGTRHGEKLYESLVSREEMAKAEDIGQYFRIPADNRDLNYNMYFTEGEPEIAKLSDYTSHNTERLEVEGVKQLLLKLDFIQEQINA
- the wecB gene encoding non-hydrolyzing UDP-N-acetylglucosamine 2-epimerase, translated to MTIVGTRPELIKMSRVIAELDKYTQHILVHTGQNYDYELNQVFFDDLEIRKPDYFLEVAGANAAQTIAQVIAKADEILEKESPDAVMLYGDTNSCLAVLSAKRRKIPVFHMEAGNRCFDQRVPEELNRKVLDHLSDVNMVLTEHARRYLLAEGIRPDTVFKTGSHMPEVLDYYLPKIHQSDVLMRLGLEPRKYFLISAHREENVDSPKVLADLLDTLNALVTEYEFPVIVSTHPRTRKRLEDLDYTAFSDRILFSNPFGFLDYIQLQMQAFCVLSDSGTITEETSLLNLPAITIRNTHERPEGMDAGVLVMSGLKRNSVLDAVRVVTTQFSESAKPILSVADYNNFHVSKQIVRIVLSYVDYINRVVWSKPDD
- a CDS encoding class I SAM-dependent methyltransferase, which gives rise to MINKKINNSYLNKDYWLRLHADFGGRLQSVGWPSLSEEFNKIKYESELKSFVKILIELNLQHENELKILEVGVGTGFWITAVRDFFSECGLNLQFTAADISVETLDFVVNRYPNVFAEQLDLASVSVGKFAQQFDIVLSLMVLLHLTNAEAFNNGLRFSATSVREGGVLVLYEPAIVYSYSPWSDRPISSEDNSLSRYITEFDKILIKEGFERLAVFPGASWLTNSPIEASTYIGFKTREFFWKILAKTVYCSDLLSRLSRPIILKLDALIKQRGNGCSGKFLIYRKYC
- a CDS encoding glycosyltransferase translates to MNLFIIPSWYPNTTQPIAGIFTKEQAVAIASLASNIRVIVSTWGHDDGNLPLRRPDRWIRALSWRLAQKNDQIRESDGVVEVFNPTLTWNRFFFSSINRLVDVNRRNFQLATEHYGKIDLIHAHVSYPAGYIASILKKEFGVPYVLTEHMGPFPFPSLLKSGMPIPEIIAAFSNASASIAVSPSLADCIEGFGLPRPMIVPNMIDERRFNLASLSSDRFIFFTLCTLTNQKGIDHLLYALAHWNPPSNKVEIRIGGDGPMRSIYMALADRLGVSDHVHWLGLVSRNMAPRLFQECHTYVMPSLHETFGIVYAEAIASGKPVIATRCGGAEFIVNKNNGRLVEIGNVEELAETMNWMYLNWSGFDPIAIRLDFETRFSRTSVVKKLCHLYDQVLRK